One part of the Desulfonema ishimotonii genome encodes these proteins:
- a CDS encoding LysR family transcriptional regulator, protein MKPDFNRLKVFYHIFSRMSIALAAKDLHVTQSAVSQHLQKLEAEIGTPLFTRLHKRLVPTAAGENLFRIVEPFVSELESGLRTIRQAREKPSGRLRIGSPVEFGKKYFPGIFGAFREKYPDVTFFLKLGHSPTLLSMVSQGKLDFAFADIFPTHDRFSGDLGIFSIEPIVEEEIVLACSGEYHARHVEHDHSFEHLVTRDFIAYGLSALPLKNWFRHHFGKAFSRLNIVMAVESHQTVVAGIKHHMGLGVVASHVVHGEISRGEIVPVTTSEKEVINRISLVQLQDKIPTLTEKAFLAHFREIMNATGMKRLE, encoded by the coding sequence ATGAAACCTGATTTTAACCGCCTTAAAGTCTTCTATCATATCTTCTCCCGGATGAGCATCGCACTTGCGGCAAAAGACCTGCATGTGACCCAGTCCGCCGTCAGCCAGCATCTTCAGAAGCTGGAAGCGGAGATAGGGACGCCGCTGTTTACAAGGCTCCACAAGCGTCTGGTTCCGACTGCTGCCGGAGAGAATCTTTTCAGAATCGTGGAACCCTTTGTAAGTGAGCTGGAAAGCGGCCTCAGAACGATCCGGCAGGCACGGGAAAAGCCGTCGGGACGCCTCAGAATCGGCTCGCCCGTGGAATTCGGGAAAAAATATTTCCCCGGCATATTTGGGGCCTTCAGAGAAAAGTATCCCGACGTGACCTTTTTTCTGAAACTGGGCCATTCGCCAACGCTGCTGTCAATGGTCAGTCAGGGAAAGTTGGACTTTGCCTTTGCGGATATATTTCCGACACATGACCGGTTTTCAGGGGATCTCGGCATTTTCAGCATCGAGCCGATTGTCGAGGAGGAGATCGTTCTGGCATGTTCCGGGGAATACCACGCCCGGCATGTGGAACATGACCATTCCTTTGAACATCTTGTGACACGGGATTTTATCGCCTACGGCCTCTCCGCCCTTCCGCTGAAGAACTGGTTCCGGCATCATTTCGGGAAAGCCTTTTCCCGGCTTAATATTGTGATGGCCGTGGAAAGCCACCAGACAGTGGTTGCGGGGATAAAGCATCATATGGGGCTGGGGGTTGTGGCGTCGCATGTCGTACACGGTGAAATCAGCCGGGGCGAGATCGTTCCGGTGACAACATCCGAGAAAGAGGTGATCAACCGGATTTCCCTGGTTCAGCTTCAGGATAAAATCCCGACCCTGACCGAAAAGGCCTTTCTGGCTCATTTTCGGGAAATAATGAACGCCACGGGGATGAAGCGGTTGGAATAA
- a CDS encoding flavodoxin family protein — protein MKSLVVYSSRTGNTRKVAQAIFEILPEPKEIHPVETAPPPDEFDFIALGFWANKGTADEAAQKYMKTINGKNVGVFGTLGAYPDSEHARKCMARVEKLLEGNHVHGGFMCQGKVDPDVVQMMAKVAPEKHPMTPERRNRLEEAKLHPDEKDLLNARTAFEAILEKL, from the coding sequence ATGAAAAGCCTTGTCGTATATTCAAGCCGAACCGGAAATACCCGCAAAGTCGCTCAGGCGATATTTGAAATTCTGCCCGAACCCAAAGAGATTCACCCGGTTGAAACCGCCCCGCCGCCGGATGAATTCGATTTTATCGCCCTGGGGTTCTGGGCAAACAAGGGCACGGCGGATGAAGCCGCCCAAAAATACATGAAAACCATCAACGGTAAAAATGTCGGCGTCTTCGGGACGCTGGGCGCATATCCCGATTCCGAACACGCCCGGAAATGTATGGCGCGGGTGGAGAAACTGCTGGAAGGCAATCATGTACATGGCGGTTTTATGTGTCAGGGAAAAGTCGATCCCGACGTGGTTCAGATGATGGCCAAGGTCGCGCCGGAAAAGCATCCCATGACGCCGGAGCGCCGCAACCGCCTTGAAGAGGCCAAGCTGCACCCCGATGAAAAGGATCTCCTGAACGCCCGGACCGCCTTTGAAGCCATTCTCGAGAAACTGTGA
- a CDS encoding AAA family ATPase, translated as MSELTPIEIYRKITENIETVIIGQSAAIRRLLAVFFSNGHVLLEDYPGTGKTTLAKALACSVSCDYKRIQFTPDLLPSDILGVSVFDQKDGLFHFHRGPVFTNILLADEINRASPRTQSALLEAMAESQVSIDGERRQLADIFFVIATQNPVESRGTYPLPEAQMDRFTAQFSLGYVSQAQEMAILSDQGIKDPMAQISPCISVEDIVTLRQSIGNIRVSEEIRRYIVEIVQATRSFPGIDMGASPRASLSLMKTAKALALFDGLAFVTPEHIQEIAVQVIAHRMVMAAQAKFSGETDADIVRQILETIPVPA; from the coding sequence ATGTCAGAATTAACGCCCATAGAAATTTACCGGAAAATCACCGAAAATATTGAAACCGTTATCATCGGCCAGTCTGCGGCCATACGCAGGCTCCTTGCGGTCTTCTTCAGCAACGGCCATGTGCTGCTGGAAGATTATCCGGGAACCGGTAAGACCACCCTGGCCAAAGCCCTGGCCTGCTCTGTCAGCTGCGATTACAAGCGTATCCAGTTTACGCCGGACCTTCTGCCGTCGGATATCCTGGGGGTATCGGTGTTTGATCAGAAAGACGGCCTGTTTCACTTTCACAGAGGGCCGGTGTTCACCAATATCCTGCTGGCGGACGAGATCAACCGCGCATCCCCCAGAACCCAGTCCGCCCTGCTGGAAGCCATGGCCGAGTCCCAGGTCAGCATCGACGGCGAGCGGCGTCAGCTGGCAGATATCTTTTTTGTCATCGCCACCCAGAATCCGGTGGAATCCCGGGGAACCTATCCGCTGCCCGAAGCCCAGATGGACCGGTTTACAGCCCAGTTCAGCCTGGGGTATGTGTCTCAGGCGCAGGAGATGGCGATTTTGTCGGACCAGGGCATAAAAGACCCGATGGCGCAGATCTCCCCCTGCATCTCGGTTGAGGATATTGTGACCCTCAGACAGAGTATCGGCAATATCCGCGTCAGCGAAGAGATCAGACGCTATATTGTGGAGATTGTTCAGGCAACCCGGTCTTTTCCCGGCATTGACATGGGGGCCAGCCCCAGGGCATCCCTATCCCTGATGAAAACCGCAAAGGCGCTGGCCCTGTTTGACGGGCTGGCGTTTGTCACCCCGGAGCATATTCAGGAAATCGCCGTCCAAGTCATTGCCCACCGCATGGTCATGGCCGCCCAGGCAAAATTTTCAGGGGAGACGGATGCGGATATTGTCCGGCAGATACTGGAAACCATTCCCGTCCCGGCCTGA
- a CDS encoding adenylate/guanylate cyclase domain-containing protein: MDSSSEKRLTLSSQNEMIGRCMARLRAVERPEEVEPVLYDVFKNAPVAIWPDSDAYEDMLNADLYRHILRHYRFKKENLCLWRFIKNLPPEQLDDTAPPRPALQMLDDLIRIYFYSDPLDDLSCIFIPISDISKTHKYLRWIKRYFYNADYPTSLLWLYALDSSLSSLFPDEILFLGQRKAGPFSNIMFPDYSDEDAVLFKRYSDETGHYVRMDGKAAADEFRHIFTFLQQESKDRCLSRSGRRDADTDPAAYDREWEKFEDVLKFGVSDRNESGCVSFSDMRASTQFLNTHGRSIYLNKIQQPFFEKTKLISKRYHGRIDKFMGDNVMCVFLNTRNDEPDAQQRPAFLNNFFAVFDLCRILYNLIVAEGFEDSSLGLRSGLTYGDQILRSNLGNEFMRDFTVTGETVNLAARLEHISIHELKLHNQMYFQDAIERFPKISQLIPIIEDFRNLNTETQEVIHQFTLYQNIGSNLEKLDRSRFDIRFNQSFYQKIRAHFLNAGYPVLNPETAEIHGYDEYRIGEFRLKFYFAYYNPKGFSRFERIRILPLEPDVLKHLDLQAIL; this comes from the coding sequence ATGGACAGCAGCAGTGAAAAACGCCTGACCTTATCCTCCCAAAACGAAATGATCGGCCGGTGCATGGCCCGGCTCCGGGCAGTCGAAAGGCCTGAAGAGGTCGAACCGGTCCTTTACGATGTGTTCAAAAATGCGCCTGTGGCCATCTGGCCGGATTCCGATGCGTATGAGGATATGCTGAACGCCGATCTCTACCGTCATATCCTGAGGCATTACCGGTTTAAAAAAGAGAATCTCTGTCTCTGGCGGTTCATCAAAAACCTGCCGCCGGAACAATTGGACGACACCGCCCCCCCGCGACCGGCCCTGCAGATGCTGGACGACCTGATCCGCATCTATTTTTACTCCGACCCGCTCGATGATCTGAGCTGCATCTTTATCCCCATCAGCGACATCTCCAAGACACACAAATATCTCCGGTGGATCAAGCGCTATTTTTATAATGCCGACTACCCCACCAGTCTGTTATGGCTTTATGCCCTGGACAGCTCCCTGTCGAGCCTCTTCCCGGATGAGATTCTCTTTCTGGGGCAGCGGAAGGCCGGGCCGTTCTCCAATATCATGTTCCCGGATTACAGCGATGAGGACGCGGTGCTGTTCAAGCGCTATTCCGATGAGACAGGCCATTACGTCCGCATGGACGGAAAGGCTGCCGCGGATGAATTTCGCCATATCTTCACCTTTTTGCAGCAGGAGAGCAAAGACCGGTGTCTGAGCCGTTCGGGCAGGCGGGATGCGGATACAGACCCTGCTGCCTATGACCGGGAGTGGGAAAAATTTGAGGATGTGCTGAAATTCGGGGTTTCCGACCGGAATGAGAGCGGCTGTGTCAGTTTTTCCGATATGCGGGCCAGCACCCAGTTTCTCAATACCCACGGCAGAAGTATTTATCTTAACAAGATTCAGCAGCCCTTTTTTGAAAAAACCAAACTCATCAGCAAACGGTATCACGGACGGATCGACAAGTTCATGGGCGATAATGTGATGTGCGTCTTCCTGAACACCCGGAACGACGAACCGGACGCACAGCAGCGGCCTGCCTTTTTAAACAACTTTTTTGCCGTCTTTGACCTGTGCCGGATTCTCTACAACCTGATTGTGGCGGAGGGATTTGAGGATTCCAGCCTGGGGCTGAGAAGCGGGCTGACCTACGGGGATCAGATTCTGCGGTCCAACCTGGGCAATGAGTTTATGCGGGATTTCACCGTTACGGGCGAGACCGTCAACCTGGCGGCCCGGCTGGAACATATCTCCATCCACGAGCTGAAACTGCACAATCAGATGTATTTTCAGGATGCAATTGAGCGGTTCCCCAAAATCAGCCAGCTCATCCCGATTATCGAAGATTTCCGAAATCTCAACACGGAAACACAGGAGGTTATTCATCAGTTTACGCTGTACCAGAATATCGGCTCCAACCTTGAAAAATTAGACCGTTCCCGTTTCGATATCCGGTTTAACCAGTCCTTTTATCAGAAAATCCGGGCACATTTCCTGAATGCGGGTTACCCGGTGCTGAATCCCGAAACAGCGGAAATCCACGGTTATGACGAGTACAGGATCGGCGAATTCCGGCTTAAATTCTACTTTGCCTACTACAATCCCAAAGGGTTCAGCCGGTTTGAACGAATACGCATCCTGCCCCTTGAACCGGATGTGCTGAAGCATCTGGATCTTCAGGCCATCCTCTGA
- a CDS encoding IS630 family transposase encodes MRKKRSLNIRTHIFMPEETETLKRYRDGQKDYRLKLRFIALLLIAGNTGTEIVAAAVGKDIRTVETWYGKYLTHGPDALNSFQYQPKRCFLSDDQLADMIAWVKKELPSDTKVICHYIREQTGIAYCQSAVAKLLKKNGLRRLRPKLIPGKPPSEKEQTDFIEKYEKLRKSAADPESGRVVIFCDAMHFVHQTVPATCWGDPSERPVLKANSGRQRLNIMGGYDPVTCKLIHETDEKNCDSEKAIIFFKKLLRTYPKASMIKVFADNATYFHARNTQEWLEKNPRISLYFLPAYAPNLNLIERLWRFAKGKLIRNTYYEKYKTFRCHVFRLLNNIHNYESELSSLMVEKFQIIRQ; translated from the coding sequence ATGAGGAAAAAACGCTCTCTGAATATCAGAACCCATATTTTCATGCCGGAAGAAACCGAAACCCTGAAAAGGTACCGTGACGGCCAGAAGGATTACCGCCTGAAACTCCGCTTCATAGCGCTTCTGCTGATCGCCGGCAATACCGGAACCGAAATTGTGGCCGCGGCAGTCGGAAAAGATATCAGAACCGTGGAAACATGGTACGGAAAATATCTTACGCATGGTCCCGATGCCCTGAATTCCTTTCAGTACCAACCGAAACGGTGCTTTCTGTCAGATGATCAGCTCGCAGACATGATCGCATGGGTGAAAAAAGAACTCCCTTCCGATACGAAAGTCATCTGTCATTATATAAGGGAACAGACCGGGATTGCCTACTGCCAAAGCGCGGTTGCGAAGCTCCTTAAAAAAAACGGACTGAGACGACTCCGTCCGAAGCTGATTCCGGGAAAACCTCCGTCCGAAAAAGAACAAACCGATTTTATTGAAAAATATGAGAAACTCCGCAAATCCGCCGCCGATCCGGAGTCCGGCAGAGTCGTCATTTTCTGCGATGCCATGCACTTCGTTCATCAGACCGTGCCCGCGACATGTTGGGGAGATCCGTCCGAACGACCTGTTTTAAAAGCAAATTCCGGGCGTCAGCGCCTGAATATCATGGGCGGATATGATCCCGTGACCTGTAAGCTGATACATGAGACCGACGAAAAAAACTGTGACTCCGAAAAAGCGATCATTTTTTTCAAAAAACTGCTCAGAACCTATCCGAAAGCCAGTATGATAAAGGTTTTTGCTGATAATGCCACTTATTTTCATGCCCGGAACACACAGGAATGGCTTGAAAAAAATCCCCGGATCAGTTTGTATTTTCTCCCGGCCTATGCTCCGAACCTGAATCTGATCGAACGCCTTTGGCGTTTTGCAAAAGGGAAACTGATCAGAAACACATATTATGAGAAATACAAGACGTTCCGGTGTCATGTTTTTCGTCTTCTGAATAATATACATAATTATGAAAGTGAGTTATCATCTCTTATGGTAGAAAAATTTCAGATAATTCGCCAATAA
- a CDS encoding DUF58 domain-containing protein: protein MKILIKRLLYIHFRLLYAIKRRMLERFTAAGLLVLFGAFTSGVLGLDTRRSMSYQIFTFLVCLLLLAVAWGFFSRLRFSAERIMPRFGTAGEPLTYQLILRNNTAKPRRGLSFFENLQDPRPDFKTFLKAREPGEEKRNFFDRHMGFYRWEWLISRRQGVRIPPQPLPVIPPGGSEKIRVRLHPRHRGVIRLTGLTLAWPDPFGLFNSLLRIPLPREVVVLPRRYSLPSFRLPGSRRFQSGGVALTSSVGDSEEFVSLRDYRAGDPLRKIHWKSWARMGRPMVREFQEEFFVRHALVLDTFHDADDSDLFEEAVSVAASFACTVQTQESLLDLIFVGPESYCFTAGRGLGETEKTLEILASVRPCLDKPFSALAASVIERAGLLSGCICVLLSWDTLRREFVRRLRMLGVPVLVLVITDALFAEPGDDADACNFHQLKVGKIEAGLAKL, encoded by the coding sequence ATGAAAATACTGATAAAACGTCTGCTGTATATACATTTCCGCCTGCTGTACGCCATTAAACGACGGATGCTGGAACGGTTCACCGCAGCCGGGCTGCTGGTCCTCTTCGGGGCATTCACATCCGGCGTCCTCGGCCTGGATACCCGGCGAAGCATGTCCTACCAGATCTTCACATTTCTGGTCTGCCTGCTGCTCCTCGCCGTGGCATGGGGATTCTTCTCCCGGTTGCGGTTCAGCGCCGAACGAATCATGCCCCGGTTCGGGACCGCCGGTGAGCCGCTGACCTATCAGCTGATCCTCCGGAACAACACCGCAAAACCCCGGCGCGGCCTCTCCTTTTTTGAAAACCTCCAAGACCCGCGCCCGGATTTCAAAACCTTCCTGAAGGCCCGTGAACCGGGGGAAGAAAAAAGAAATTTCTTTGACCGGCATATGGGATTTTACCGCTGGGAGTGGCTGATTTCCAGAAGACAGGGCGTGCGCATCCCCCCGCAGCCCCTGCCGGTCATCCCGCCGGGGGGCAGCGAAAAGATCCGGGTACGGCTGCATCCCCGGCACCGGGGGGTGATCCGTCTGACCGGACTGACCCTGGCCTGGCCCGATCCCTTCGGACTGTTTAACAGCCTGCTCAGGATTCCGCTGCCCCGGGAGGTGGTCGTGCTGCCCCGGCGCTATTCCCTGCCCAGTTTCAGACTGCCGGGCAGTCGTCGGTTTCAGTCCGGCGGCGTGGCCCTGACCTCGTCCGTGGGGGACTCCGAGGAATTTGTCTCCCTCCGGGATTACCGGGCCGGCGACCCTCTGCGGAAAATTCACTGGAAAAGCTGGGCGCGCATGGGCCGCCCGATGGTCAGGGAATTTCAGGAGGAGTTCTTCGTGCGCCACGCGCTGGTGCTGGACACGTTCCACGATGCGGATGACAGCGACCTTTTTGAGGAGGCCGTTTCGGTGGCCGCCTCCTTTGCCTGCACGGTGCAGACCCAGGAATCTCTTCTGGACCTGATCTTTGTGGGGCCGGAATCCTATTGTTTTACGGCCGGCAGAGGGCTGGGAGAGACCGAAAAAACCCTGGAAATTCTGGCATCGGTCAGGCCGTGTCTGGACAAGCCCTTTTCAGCACTGGCCGCATCGGTCATTGAACGGGCCGGCCTTCTGAGCGGATGTATCTGCGTGCTGCTGTCATGGGACACGCTGCGCCGGGAGTTTGTTCGCCGCCTCAGAATGCTGGGGGTTCCCGTCCTCGTGCTGGTGATTACCGACGCCCTCTTCGCTGAACCGGGGGATGACGCGGATGCCTGCAATTTTCATCAGCTTAAGGTGGGGAAGATCGAAGCGGGGCTGGCAAAATTATGA
- a CDS encoding transglutaminase-like domain-containing protein, translated as MKTASPHRTTPPLLLGASLLFWGIQVGLLPLACVMAILLELSHPVRFRWAFSKKDFNRISDLCALLFVGIFAWLLMVHRSVFIIFTTMMWLPAVLFPLVFCQTYNTEPQIDIRSISLFLRKQKEGPQSGTPFAVNLNFPYFALCILSASFAFNKNSGFYIGFMALSAGALLAVRPARFSPISWAILFILACYGGYAGHVGLNRLQLYLEARGLEWFYDMEREDADPYRNITALGYIGHLKRSDRIFFRVRPRTGVQVPLLLREAVYDQYSSSNWYAIHSDFERIAPEAPEMVWPLGKASAPAAGIEVAAHLRSGQGMLKLPGGTFQVSGLPLLNLSRSRLGAIRVKEGPGLIRYTARFGHEVLSPPPSENDLLVPKAERAAIDQIVSELKLETGPPEKRLETLANFFEQNFTYSLDLNSGNTLTPLAHFLLKYRSGHCEYFATATVLLLRAAGIPARYVTGFSAHEFSLSGSWIVVRERHAHAWAMACVNGVWQDVDNTVSTWRETEDEAAPSWQLLSDLWSWLAFRFSQWQWRQDAGDFSGYVPWLLIPLLAIVVRKLWRTKRIKPVRRAESSPAPVRRYGSDSEFYQVVEKLNRMGHVRNPGEPLSDWISGIGRSAEGRRLTASLRPILMLHYRYRFDPEGVTPRERRVLQEKVRAWLIRSEKRDEAGDAPQS; from the coding sequence ATGAAAACCGCTTCCCCTCACCGGACAACGCCGCCGCTGCTGCTGGGGGCATCGCTGCTCTTCTGGGGCATTCAGGTCGGACTGCTGCCCCTTGCCTGTGTCATGGCCATCCTGCTTGAACTCTCCCATCCCGTCCGGTTCAGATGGGCATTTTCCAAAAAAGATTTCAACCGGATCTCGGATTTATGCGCCCTCCTGTTCGTCGGAATATTCGCCTGGCTGCTCATGGTACACCGGTCCGTCTTCATCATATTTACCACGATGATGTGGCTGCCCGCCGTCCTGTTTCCCCTGGTCTTCTGCCAGACCTACAATACTGAGCCGCAAATTGATATCCGCTCGATCTCCCTTTTTCTGCGAAAACAGAAAGAGGGGCCGCAGAGCGGGACGCCCTTCGCTGTCAATCTCAACTTCCCCTACTTCGCCCTGTGCATCCTGTCGGCCAGCTTTGCCTTCAACAAAAATTCAGGATTTTATATCGGATTCATGGCCCTGTCCGCCGGGGCACTTCTGGCAGTCCGGCCCGCACGCTTCTCACCCATATCCTGGGCCATTCTTTTTATCCTCGCCTGTTACGGGGGATATGCCGGACATGTCGGCCTGAACAGGCTGCAACTTTATCTGGAAGCCAGGGGGCTGGAGTGGTTTTACGACATGGAGCGGGAGGACGCCGACCCTTACCGCAATATCACCGCCCTGGGCTATATCGGACATCTCAAACGCTCCGACCGCATTTTCTTCAGGGTCAGGCCCCGGACCGGCGTTCAGGTGCCGCTCCTCCTCCGGGAGGCCGTGTATGACCAATACAGCAGTTCCAACTGGTATGCGATTCATTCCGACTTTGAACGGATCGCCCCGGAAGCGCCGGAAATGGTCTGGCCTCTGGGAAAGGCATCCGCACCCGCTGCCGGGATTGAGGTGGCCGCGCATCTCAGAAGCGGTCAGGGGATGCTGAAACTGCCCGGGGGTACGTTTCAGGTCTCCGGCCTGCCCCTGCTCAACCTCTCCCGGAGCCGTCTGGGGGCGATCCGTGTCAAAGAGGGGCCGGGGCTGATCCGTTACACTGCCCGTTTCGGCCACGAGGTGCTGTCTCCGCCGCCTTCGGAAAACGATCTGCTCGTGCCCAAAGCGGAACGGGCGGCCATTGATCAGATCGTCAGTGAGCTGAAACTTGAAACCGGGCCGCCTGAAAAGCGCCTGGAAACCCTGGCGAATTTCTTCGAGCAGAACTTCACCTACTCCCTCGATCTGAATTCCGGCAACACCCTGACGCCGCTGGCCCATTTTCTGCTGAAATACCGCTCCGGCCACTGTGAATATTTTGCCACAGCCACCGTGCTGCTGCTGCGGGCCGCAGGCATCCCCGCCCGGTATGTCACCGGGTTTTCAGCCCACGAGTTCAGCCTGTCGGGCAGCTGGATCGTCGTCCGGGAGCGTCATGCCCACGCCTGGGCAATGGCCTGTGTCAACGGCGTCTGGCAGGATGTGGACAATACGGTGTCCACATGGCGGGAAACCGAGGATGAGGCCGCCCCGTCCTGGCAGCTCCTCTCGGATCTCTGGTCCTGGCTTGCCTTCAGATTTTCCCAGTGGCAATGGCGGCAGGATGCCGGTGATTTCTCAGGATATGTGCCGTGGCTTCTGATTCCCCTGCTGGCGATTGTTGTCAGAAAACTCTGGCGGACAAAGCGGATAAAACCGGTTCGCCGCGCTGAGTCTTCCCCCGCTCCCGTCCGACGATATGGCAGTGATTCCGAGTTCTATCAGGTTGTGGAAAAGCTGAACCGCATGGGGCATGTCCGCAACCCCGGCGAGCCCCTGTCCGACTGGATTTCAGGAATCGGACGCTCGGCCGAGGGCCGGCGGCTGACGGCCTCCCTCCGGCCCATACTGATGCTGCACTACCGCTACCGGTTCGACCCCGAAGGCGTTACGCCCCGGGAGCGGCGGGTGTTGCAGGAAAAGGTCCGGGCGTGGCTGATCCGGTCAGAAAAGCGGGACGAGGCTGGCGATGCCCCGCAGTCGTAG